In Cydia strobilella chromosome 22, ilCydStro3.1, whole genome shotgun sequence, one genomic interval encodes:
- the LOC134751584 gene encoding trypsin-7-like — translation MYWGLVVCFTCFNTQFTLVHGILGGEEISIIQAPYQVNYGDICGGVLIHRQWALTTAHCGTDETFIRVGSKYRQKSRKINITSHIVHPKYANRHEFDFDVQLLKFRKLRFSKFVHPIEISDGEYGEYMFVTGWGFTEEKGYFNDVLRRAQVKIVPKPKCQTVQQPWYNYSLTSRMFCAEGEGEDACQGDSGGPAVSFGRLVGISSFGYGCGRVPGVYVNVSDEKIKRWLEKHVV, via the exons ATGTACTGGGGCTTAGTTGTATGTTTCACGTGCTTCAATACGCAGTTCACTTTAGTACATGG AATTTTAGGAGGTGAAGAGATCAGTATAATACAGGCTCCTTACCAAGTCAACTATGGGGATATTTGTGGTGGAGTCCTCATACACAGGCAATGGGCTTTGACCACCGCTCACTGCGG AACAGATGAAACCTTTATAAGAGTTGGAAGCAAATATCGGCAGAAATCTCGCAAAATCAACATAACTTCCCACATAGTCCATCCGAAATATGCCAATAGACATGAATTTGACTTCGACGTCCAGTTGCTTAAATTCAGAAAGTTGAGGTTCAGTAAATTCGTTCATCCGATTGAGATTAGCGATGGAGAATATGGAGAATACATGTTTGTGACCGGTTGGGGATTTACGGAAGAAAAA GGCTACTTCAACGACGTCCTCCGACGGGCCCAAGTGAAAATCGTGCCAAAGCCAAAATGCCAAACGGTACAACAACCCTGGTATAACTACAGTTTGACTTCTAGAATGTTCTGCGCTGAAGGAGAAGGGGAAGACGCTTGTCAG GGAGACAGTGGCGGACCAGCCGTCTCCTTCGGACGGCTAGTGGGAATCTCGTCTTTCGGTTACGGCTGCGGGCGCGTCCCGGGCGTATATGTCAACGTGTCTGACGAGAAGATTAAAAGGTGGCTGGAGAAGCATGTCGTTTAA
- the LOC134751468 gene encoding trypsin-1-like: MVHLSLLVIALWAVPVDPEKYDVLIVPLSNSVRKKALEVFLLPRALNLQKHHSVPRLDIEEDEEPTEAPDVDNFDGLNIDRDDNALDHIGTSYNVDDYDAENRIVGGTEVDINMYPYHVGYGTNCGGAIIGQKWILTAGHCGKKDYIRSGSKYLNRGKRTQVLNNHIHPMWSAKNKEHPFDYDFQVLELEQELNYDENTQPIKIAHMEDMVVGKIVTVTGWGNTQENGPYSSVLKAVSVPIIGKDHCQKVPFPYFRGALTPRMFCAGYREGKKDACQGDSGGPAVSYDRLIGMVSFGYGCATPGSYGVYSKVAKVRDWIRGITGLTLE; encoded by the exons atGGTACATCTTTCACTTTTAGTCATTGCTTTGTGGGCTGTTCCGGTGGACCCggaaa AATACGACGTCCTCATAGTCCCGCTTTCAAATTCAGTCCGCAAGAAAGCTTTAGAAGTGTTTCTCCTGCCACGAGCTCTAAACCTACAAAAACACCACAGTGTCCCTCGGCTCGACATTGAAGAAGATGAAGAACCGACTGAAGCTCCTGATGTAGATAACTTTGATGGCCTGAATATAGACAGAGATGATAACGCACTTGATCATATAGGAACATCGTATAACGTAGATGATTATGATGCTGAAAATAGGATTGTGGGTGGTACAGAAGTAGATATCAATATGTATCCGTATCATGTTGGGTATGGTACGAACTGTGGCGGTGCGATTATTGGTCAGAAGTGGATACTGACGGCTGGGCATTGTGG CAAGAAAGACTACATAAGATCCGGCTCAAAGTATCTCAACCGCGGAAAGCGAACCCAGGTCCTGAACAACCACATCCACCCGATGTGGTCAGCCAAGAACAAGGAGCATCCGTTCGACTACGACTTCCAAGTCCTGGAACTGGAGCAGGAGCTGAACTACGATGAGAACACGCAGCCGATCAAGATCGCGCATATGGAGGACATGGTCGTGGGGAAGATCGTGACGGTCACGGGATGGGGGAATACGCAGGAGAAT GGCCCATACTCCTCTGTCCTAAAGGCGGTGTCCGTGCCAATCATCGGGAAAGACCACTGCCAAAAAGTGCCTTTCCCCTACTTCCGTGGCGCACTTACTCCAAGGATGTTCTGCGCTGGTTACAGAGAGGGGAAGAAAGATGCTTGTCAG GGAGACTCAGGCGGTCCAGCGGTATCCTACGACCGGCTGATCGGCATGGTATCCTTCGGCTATGGCTGCGCCACGCCGGGGTCTTACGGCGTTTACAGCAAGGTGGCCAAAGTCAGGGACTGGATCAGGGGCATCACTGGGCTCACTTTGGAATAA